From the Gossypium hirsutum isolate 1008001.06 chromosome A02, Gossypium_hirsutum_v2.1, whole genome shotgun sequence genome, the window TGGTAAATATCTCTTTCGCTTTTAATTCTAATggtattgatgaatttttcatGGTTTTCGATAAACATGATCTGGGTTTCTTGTTTTGACTATGTTAAAAGTCGTATTCAtcattgaattaattaattatctgGGTTTGAACGGTTGCGATTGTCTGGTAtttggaaagaaaaaagaatactTTGTTACTGATATATGATATGAAGATGGCGAGATTTGGTAATATACTTAGATGTTTGAAGAAGACCTTGGAGTCTTTAGGATCCTATTCTGGTTTACATTGCTTCAATCTATTTACTGGTTGATTGGGTTTCTCCATTGCTCACTAGATGGAATAATTTGCTGTGTTTATTGGGGATTTTGTGATTATGATAATAGTTTCTACTTGTAGACATTAACtgattgaaaaaggaaaaaagaaaaaagctttGGATTAAAATAGAATCATGCATATTGgtcaacaaaagaaaaagaagatttaGCATGTTTTTGTGGGATTGAATTGGATCAGTATTATAGTTTATTATCATGATTATCCATCTTAAGCTTATTCCATATATTTACATAAGACACACATACAAAAAACACTTTATGTACTGCACTTCACTAAggatgagtttggatgggcgatgcGTTTACCTACGggtagtgtaaaaacagcggtggcggtgagattagatactgtaacgatactgtagcgtaagacaaaaagtaagctaaacgcactacACTGCACCGCCGCCCCAAACAAAGCCTAAGTGAGCATATTTTTTTTACCCTGTTGTGTCTCATGCAATATAGGAGTTCTAGTGCCATTGGTTGTTCCAGTTACTGTTCTTACTTTTTTGTGACCATCGACCAGtttattagtttaatattaaCTCAAGTGATATGCAGGCCGAACAATGGGTAAATAAGATGAATGGATCTGCAGAATATGAAGTAGTGGAAGCAGAACCAGAAGCTCGGCCAGAAAGGTCAGTGGGACTGTATTTATCATAGTCATGTTATGTATTCATGCACCGTTCTGATGTGTTTTTAACAGGCTTGGACTCGGAGCAAAAGTTCCGCGTCAATCAAAAGTTGGACTCTCTAACGACCCAGTTGAGAGAAAACTATCTGCTAAGTTGGGTGTTGGAAAAAGAAAAGTTTTCAAAAACCAGGATTCTACCACCCCTTCTAGTAAAGACATGGTCGATGAAGATGACGGTGATGAGGATTTAGATAGTAGAAGTAGCGCATTTTCTAAGAAGAGAGCAGTTCCTATGACTTCCCAGTTACAAGTAAAGAAAAAACCGAAATAACTTGTAGCTTTGGAATGCTTGAATGTAGCAAAATTCTATGACCTTTCTAGTTGGATTTAATGACTTGTAAACACTTTCCATAATGGAAATATGCAAGAAAAATTGAAGTTTTTGTTCTATAGATTGctgtattagaaaaaaaaatataaaaagttcttATATGTTGAGAAGTTGCATTTATCATTTACATGTCATCCCTTATGGAATAAGAATTGAATTAATATCATTTCATTAAGACAACAAAACTATGAATAATGGATATGTCTTTGGGCATGGTGGAAAATGCTGCATCTCTTGAGGGCCTCTCCATTAGAGAAGGGTATTTGGTGAAATTTGACTTGGATCCTCTATAAGTAGTTTAGTGGCGTCCTTTGTCGGTTTCAAATGAATGGTTATGTTTAAAAAACGTTTCAGATGTCACTTTCTTTCCATTAATGACTTGAATTTCATTGTTCTAGTTGCTGACAATGTGTAGACAATGACTCAACGACCGACTATTGTGGGTGGTATAGTTTCTAGTAACTGATTGGCCTGCACTTCTCTGATAGATGACCGTGCTTGCCCACTTAAGTTTGGTTGACATTTGCAAGCCTTTTAGTTGTCAACGTGGACATGATGGCATGATGATGCTTTAGGTACGTACCAAAATATAGACTTATTTAGGTAATAAAAGGATAAAAAAGTTTACAAATAGCTTAGGATTTTCttgataaaataacttttttttaaaataatacataatgtaaaaaccttattaatataacatcaatGATTGaggaatgtaattaaaatgttttaaagtttttgGACCAATTTAGAATGAAGGCTACAGTTTGGGGATGTATGGTAAAATTAACTCATGTATGCATTCTTTCAAGATGTTCAGTGTTATTATTTTCAACAATCATAGCTtctacatgcatacatacatatcgGGTATATGAAATCTATCATAGTAGTCAATCACTCCACTTCAAAGCACTCACAGGTCTAAATACCCCATGCTCACAGATATAAGGAAGAACACTACTTAACCAAACCCAAGAATAAATGAAATCAATCAGAGTTAAGAACACACCATCCACACAAACAAATACACACCAAAATCTACAAACTCTAACTGTAAGAAATAAAAGTTTATCATCACTTGCACTAGGAGAAATGACACCATGATATAGTGTAGTTATTGATTAAACTAAACCAAGAAAGGCCTCTGAAATCAAGTGTTTGCATTGCAATGGATCTCTGCACATGAAATAGGAAGCTTCAAACTCACTTGTAAGAACTCCATGTTGATTGGTTATTTGATGAGGATAAGATTTCTACCATATTGACATGATTTGAATGGAAAAGGTTACAAAGAAGCATAAAACACTTCAAGGAGAGTTATATTAAGCCCTTCTTGCTAGGTTGAGACCTCGATtagcttgctttgtccaattctGACTCATTGAAATGTGCATTATTGGTATGAAGTATGAACAAAATTGAGTCAGTCACCTCTTACAAGTTGCTGTCACTCTTGTAGCCCTTCAGCATGATATTCACATTCCAGACTTACATTTAAGAAGCTTGTTATAGTGTCTTCAACAAAGTCTTCAAATATGGCTTTGCTAATTTCACTGCCAATACAATCAGTGTCAAGTCGAAGATCCATCCATGTTCCAACCTTAGCCATGTCTTTTCTAACTATCTGGTCCAGAGAACGAGGCAATGGCATTGGGAGCATGTGCCAATAAACCCCTTGCCAGATCTCTTCAATGGTATTTTTCATGTTTGGGATAGGACGGATGTTGGTTTTAACAAACAATACGCCAGGGGAACCCAAATAGTACCCACAAACCTCCACCAGAACTTCATTAATGCAATCAAAGAGGAGGTTTTTGTCATGACAAAGTTGGTTGGGCAAGTATTCTACCTCATCAAGCAACAAAGGGTCAAGAAGCATGTCCGAAGAAAGTGACCTGATGTAGAATTCATCCCATTCGAAACTTGAGGCTTCTAGCACTGCCTTTACGTACTCATATATTGATTCCTTATCATCCATACAAGTTTTAAAACGATTACTGCGATCTGTGGCTAAAGAGCCACCATGTTCTTCAAATCGAATTCTTAGTGGTTGTATGGATGTTTCACCTGAAGATTGGTGAAAAAATCCGCATCATCCAAAATGTGGCACAAGAAGGTTAAAAACAAATGTAGAATATGAAATAAAACAGAAGGCTTTACTCATATGTCTTACCAGAAATACATCTGATGCTAGCAGGGCTGATAACATCCTCCGAAAATATTGGCTCGAGAACAGAAACGGGACTTGGTCGCTCCTCTAGACCTTCAACCTTTTTGGTTAATGATGAGTTTGATGGAGAAGCTAATGGAGAAAACAGTTGTTGGTCCTCTTCGGTTAAATCCTGgagatagaagaaaagaaaatcagtAGGATGAGACTTAATACATGCAATGCATACAACAAATCGAACACTAGCAAGGTAAACTGAAGAGCTTATATTTTCCTTATGGGGTTTTAACTCTGCCTTCAACATAATAATAGAAAACCATGATGATATCAAATGGGTGATATATTTTCCATATTCCCGATGGAAGATCAGATATTAATCGAAGGGCATAAGTAGCATGTGTTCATCATTACAATCTACTTCATAATTACAATACATAGCAAATGGCATTACTCTTACCTGTTTCGAGCATTCCGGATATTGCTTTTCATCATAAACTTCGGACATATCGACATTTTTGTCATCTCTAGTAATTGAATAGTCATTCGTGTCAGAGGAAGCATCCAAGAGCTCGGTTTCTCCTTCACCCGTAATTTCAGTTTCTTCAACAACAATGACTTCACCTGCATAAACTTTTATCAaggttaaatattaataaacctCGATATTCATGATTGCcatcataaattaaataactataaaataatacCTTCGCAACTCGTTTCGTCTTTAGTAGAAGAatgactttgatcctctttgtcATCATTCACACAAGCGTCGAGTTTGTTTAAAATTGCATTATCACCTCGGACTTCATCACCGTTTTTATTATCGGAAACGCCGGGCCGGCTCTCTGGTTCCACCGCAGATTGACTTAGATTACTCACATTGTTTTGTAATTTCTGGAACTTGTCAGGGCTGGCAAATCTCGACTGTGCAGTTATAGAACTAGGCTCCGGGTTCCTCGCAGGGCTGCTGATGGGTGATGAGTTATAATCTGGGAGAGAGAGAATCCTCCCTAAGGTTTTCGGAACCTGTCTGCCTGAAAGATCCATAATGTCATCCCCATTGGTTAGCATCTCGGAGAGATGTTTCTTTGCCTCGATATAGATGTTTGAATGCCTGGAAAAATGAGTAGTCTCATATTCTGTACTCGATTCAGGGACCTTTAGCTTGCTTgtcttttctcctttcttgacACTACTGGAAGGTTTCGcaattctttcaataaagaaATGGTCTTTAGTAGGAGAATTCATCCCAATATATTCCTTTAATCCTCCATTGTCACTCGAACTTTGCCGCTCACCGGAAAGTCTTTTCGGTATTTCTTTTGCAGGGATTCTATGATGCTCTCTTCCCATAGCGTGTCTCAACTTTCTTTTAATTTCAGACAGGAAAAAGTGGGAACCAACTTTCTCATTTGGCTCTCCATGTCTGATGATGTTCTTAGATTCGGGTGACGAACCAATGTTACTTCCAGTTTCAGCAGTTTGTGAGCATGTCGGTCCAGGCTTCAAAACTACAATTCTAGTTGAAGCTTCGGAAACCTTCTGTTCATCTGATAAGTCTCTTTCCTGAGACTTGGACTTTCTTCTAAAGAAATTACGCTGTTTTCTATTAACAGTCTCATTCGGTTGTCTTAAACCAGCAGGCTCTTGCTCTGAAAAGTTGGATCCAGAAAAGGGCTTAGACTCCTCATCTCGAGCATTTGTCGAATTCTTAGAATTTTTGACCAATGATGAGTTTGGATCTCGTAGAAGTTTCAAAAACAATTCCtcatttaaactcaaaatttgaagTGCATCCATAGCTTCTTTTGAGGCTTGGAGTTCCCCACCTTCAGTAAGTTGGTTCCTATTAGTAAGCTTTTGACTCACTAAGAACTTGATAGCCTCACTCACTTCTTCGAAACGGGAGCTCTTCATATTTGGCTGCATGTGACCTTCAACAGGCTGGTCACGATTCACACAATCGATTCTTTTTGACCCATTTCCTGACAGAGCTCTTCTACAAGATTGTCTATGTCAAGATTGCTTGTAGTTTGTTGCTCAGATTTATGATAACAAGAGATTTCTGATACCAAGGTCCTAGCAGCATCAACATCAAGACTGCCACCGGAACTTTTCTTCCgagttttgtttcttcttttctgGCTCTTCCTTTCATTGTCTCCTTCACCCAAATCAAACTGTTTTGCTTCAAGTTCAGTATTGTTTAACTCTTCCTTTGTAGCATGCTCTCTTGACATTTCTTCTTCGAGAAGTTTCTTTACGCTTGGCTTACATGTATCCATTGCCATTGCCTTATCTTCACCCGAACTAGTTGACATGTCAATTTTATTTCCCGAATTTCCCATACCTGCAAAATCAAAAAGGAAACTAAGAATCTATGCTGCTCTTGTTCTTCTATGAACATTCCCGTGTAGGACACATACTCGGGAAACCGATTTTATATTTAATGATACAAACAAGCtaaataatcttttaacaatATAAGGGCAATCCAAAAGGCCATTTATAAATCACTTACCGACTACATTTCTTTTCCCACGCCTTCTATCCGAAAGCAGTCTCTGAGTTGATCGACCATGGCGGAAATCAAACATAGTAATCAAGCCCCACATACAACCCATTTGATCCCTTTCGTATCGAACAGGGCATCTATTCGATCCTTTCGCCATGATAAATACAGTCTTTATTTGAGACTATAATGCTTTCGTAATCAAAAAGTTTGCTGACAGGTGGTTTCGAATCTGATAAACAGATGGAATCAACAATTAAAAGGACATAATAAAGAAACATAAGCAAAACAGTTAAGacagaaaaaatataaataaaaaactagCTCTGTAAATCAATGTTTCAGACAAGAAACCAAAGATAAATGTGGTAAATAACCATATGATTATCACTGCAATAAGATCAGCCCAAATAGCATATGAACTCATGAGAGACTCGTGACATTCATATGCAAAACCAGACATTTCCTTAAACAGATCAGGTTTTAAAGACATCAGTTCTGAACTTTCCTTAAACATTGCTAACCCTTTCCTTCTAACCCCTTCTTTACACAAATATGGCTCTAATTTCCCTCATGCAGCACCTAAATCATAGTCCAATAATGTCACAAAAAACTGTAAAATCAGAAAGCTGTTTGATGAAGAAATGAATGTACTTGAAGTAAAGAGTTGTTCAAAACCCAAAACCAGAAAGAACTAGGAGAGAAAATGTAGCTAATATGTTACCATAAAAGAGTAATATATATAACAATATTCCAATTTCAACAACTCAAGTTTCCCTAAGCAGTGTAAGCCACAAGCTTCAAAGGCAAAAACTTTCTTTGGATGCCAAGGTATCATTAAAATACCTGTCTTTTTGCCTTGACCAATGCCTCAAATTCCTCACTAAGGGACTCAAAGAGAATTGTGAaaattctcttttttttagcCCTTTTTTCTTGGATCTTCACTTCAATGGAAAGATCAATTGAAACTGAAGATTACAGATTGAGATTTCCTTTTATCTCTAAACACTTGAAAATCAACAAAAAGACATGCAAAATCATCAACTTGGGGAAGTGATCAAAGCCTTGAACATAGTAAACTCCTTGAAAACTGTGCCTTTGCATGGGCTAAAGCTGAATTCCCCTCCCAAAAAAAAAAGCCAGAATTATACTATATTTGTACAATTGACATAGTTGAAGTACTTAAAAGAAAAACTGGGTAGCTTCTCTTTTTTGTCATTTTCAATGCCTTGAATGCCATAATCTCAAAAGTACTTGAAACAACCAAATTTTCATTTCTTCCATTGATAGCAACCAAGCATAAAGCTTTCTATGAACACCAAAATCagttttttcttcaaaattctgataaaaaaaaaggatcaaaatcagatttttttttctgaaattccCACTTCAACCTCAAAAGCTAGCACCTTACACTAAGCTCCCATAAATAAAAATTCTGAGTAAAAACTCAGAAAAAAACTGAAATATAGAGAGAATATAGGAAGAAATTGTGGGTGGTGATGCTGGTGGCATATTTTGACAaccaaaaaaaatgaagaaaacaatGCTTTTATCTTGCACCGACCCTtgattttttatcaataaaaCAAGAAATGGGCAGGCATTATAGACTGGGAAAATAAagtgaaaacaaagaaaaagagcaaagaggcttaaaagaaatgaaaaagaaagaaagaaagtgaaagtgggagagaaaaaaaaaaaaggaagagagtTACAAATATTGTTGGCCAAAGACAAAGGAAGTCGTCAATAGTTGGGAACAGGAGACGTGACAGTTGGGGTTTTTTTGTTTTATGGAAATGGACCCACTTTTAAAGCAAATTtagagaaatttaaaaaaaagttttaagtttgctTACCATATATAGATAAGTAGATAAGAATAATttaatatagaattaaatttattttattttattaacactatatatattagttttgtatttaaaatttgatttcaagactaaataattttaaaaataaataatttttataaaaaatatttaatatgtattGATGTATAAGTCTTGTGTaccatttataaataaaaataagataatttattattaaataaaatgaaaaataataaataaagaataataaattttatattataaataaatgctAAGATCATAAAATCTAAAGACGAAATCTTAAGACCCAAAAACTTAAATTCAATATCTTAAATTTgagagttattaatatttatttataatagttaatattattattaatatttatttataagttctctgtattttttgtttaatttaatgattaagtGTCATGTTATTATTCATTGATAGTGTATGAGACATATGTATAGACGTTAGGGGTGAACAAAACTCGATTCGAatcgaaaaatagaaaaaaatttaaaattcaagttaattaaatcaaattattcaatttttataatcaacttgaaaaattaattcggtTTATAAAGTTCAagtcaagttgaattttacaactAGAATAACAAATTGGTGTAAATACTTGTTTGGTCTtgccaattttaaaaatgaacaaattgatcCCTTTCAAcgaaaatgtaaaagaaattcaaaaaaattttaaaatttttaaataatttgaaaatatttataaaaaaatttaaaaattttcatatattttttaaaaatataaaaattaaaaattctaaaggatatataataaaaattttaaaatttctaaaatacttaaaaaagtaaattatcaattcaaatttatcatattaaattatcgtgtttttcatcttattttactttgaaagagttctcaaatatatatatggattcaaatttatgtgctctaacatgacATTAACTAtattgtaacaatattttaacttaacatgtttaacttttttttttaatttaactagaacaattttactcaattcgatttggaaaaaaaattaaatcgagttaagattataaaataggatttgtcaatTTTCACTAACTAGAAAATTTTTCACTTGATCCAATCGAACACTCACCCCTAATAGATGATGTATCaaatattattctaatttaaaataatctaattatattcatacttaaatttaattaatataataagcatattttataacttaaatttagtGTTGAATCttttaacacttaattttttaattacaatgtacttaattgaattgaaaattaaagtttaattaataaaattattaattaattttcattaaatttaaatatgtgatatgttaatattcaaaattttaatttaaaatttaattaacaataccatatttaaatttaaatttaaagaagttatttTTTAACAAGTTTAAACTTTTCAATTAAATTGGTTGAATTCAAAACTTCAAGTTTTAAAACTATAACGAGTTAATGGATTGAAggcataattaaattaatagaaaaataaaacaatatttagGCATCACTATGAGTTCTTTTAATGCCGTTTAATTGACTAATGCATTAGTTGAATTAATAAACTTGatgaatattattttatagtattattgggatcaatttatggttatttttatgcacaatattttgatatatttgatattgGAGTACAAGCATGATGGGATCATGTGCTTTCGAGGGGTTCaagttgattttaaaaatatataaactatttttGATTGGAAATAATCGAAGAATGTCACTGAAATGTGTAATTTTctagattaacaagttttatcatgAGTTTTtgattattagtattttttttgggtgaaattgttgaaaaaaaatgaagttaAAGTGGAATAAATAGGTTAATGGAGTTTTCATCAAATTAAAGCTTTTGATTTATACTAATGTTCTATTCTTTCTTACTTAGTTAATTTCCCTGGATTTTGTGATTTATACCTATGCCTATTAATATTAAAAGGTCATCAAAatcatttatttatcatttattgatattaatttatattcaacaattaatttttctatctgtttataataatattgaatctattttatatttatatattttttaaatattaataaaccttaattaagaattttttattagttaatggAATGGTTTTAGGTTAATGAGTGCCTAAGTTCAAATCTGCCTATATGCAAATACAATATTACTACTTAAAAAGGAGGGCGTTTCCTTTATTTTATCCTACAACTCGGATGGACGGTCAAATTGTGTCTCTAGAATATTTTACACAAGCCTATGCAATTCTATACAAGGCTAGGTTCTTCTAGAGCTTTTGCAATGTACTACTCTGAAGGGACTTTCAGACTTTTTCAAAGCTTCTAAGGTTTTCCTACATGTTTTAGAACTATTCAACAGATTTCCACTACCTTTAGAGTCTTTCATCTCAAAAGTGTATCGTTCTAAACCTATTGCAATGGAGGAGAGGGTCTCCCTAAGCCCTCAGTGGCATCATCCTCACCTAGATAGACCTGTTTCTGCATCTGATGGCTATTGATTGGACTTGTGATGGTTTACGACAAACATTGACACTTCTTTATTTACgttttgtattgatttaattttacattataattatttatattatgtttgtgaatgtattatatttataataataaaatttttaaaaattattaataaactatattatataaatattc encodes:
- the LOC121214624 gene encoding uncharacterized protein, which produces MATETPKKSGPPKIVTLNNALKLAEQWVNKMNGSAEYEVVEAEPEARPERLGLGAKVPRQSKVGLSNDPVERKLSAKLGVGKRKVFKNQDSTTPSSKDMVDEDDGDEDLDSRSSAFSKKRAVPMTSQLQVKKKPK
- the LOC121203570 gene encoding uncharacterized protein isoform X2; this translates as MQPNMKSSRFEEVSEAIKFLVSQKLTNRNQLTEGGELQASKEAMDALQILSLNEELFLKLLRDPNSSLVKNSKNSTNARDEESKPFSGSNFSEQEPAGLRQPNETVNRKQRNFFRRKSKSQERDLSDEQKVSEASTRIVVLKPGPTCSQTAETGSNIGSSPESKNIIRHGEPNEKVGSHFFLSEIKRKLRHAMGREHHRIPAKEIPKRLSGERQSSSDNGGLKEYIGMNSPTKDHFFIERIAKPSSSVKKGEKTSKLKVPESSTEYETTHFSRHSNIYIEAKKHLSEMLTNGDDIMDLSGRQVPKTLGRILSLPDYNSSPISSPARNPEPSSITAQSRFASPDKFQKLQNNVSNLSQSAVEPESRPGVSDNKNGDEVRGDNAILNKLDACVNDDKEDQSHSSTKDETSCEGEVIVVEETEITGEGETELLDASSDTNDYSITRDDKNVDMSEVYDEKQYPECSKQDLTEEDQQLFSPLASPSNSSLTKKVEGLEERPSPVSVLEPIFSEDVISPASIRCISGETSIQPLRIRFEEHGGSLATDRSNRFKTCMDDKESIYEYVKAVLEASSFEWDEFYIRSLSSDMLLDPLLLDEVEYLPNQLCHDKNLLFDCINEVLVEVCGYYLGSPGVLFVKTNIRPIPNMKNTIEEIWQGVYWHMLPMPLPRSLDQIVRKDMAKVGTWMDLRLDTDCIGSEISKAIFEDFVEDTITSFLNVSLECEYHAEGLQE
- the LOC121203570 gene encoding uncharacterized protein isoform X1 — protein: MQPNMKSSRFEEVSEAIKFLVSQKLTNRNQLTEGGELQASKEAMDALQILSLNEELFLKLLRDPNSSLVKNSKNSTNARDEESKPFSGSNFSEQEPAGLRQPNETVNRKQRNFFRRKSKSQERDLSDEQKVSEASTRIVVLKPGPTCSQTAETGSNIGSSPESKNIIRHGEPNEKVGSHFFLSEIKRKLRHAMGREHHRIPAKEIPKRLSGERQSSSDNGGLKEYIGMNSPTKDHFFIERIAKPSSSVKKGEKTSKLKVPESSTEYETTHFSRHSNIYIEAKKHLSEMLTNGDDIMDLSGRQVPKTLGRILSLPDYNSSPISSPARNPEPSSITAQSRFASPDKFQKLQNNVSNLSQSAVEPESRPGVSDNKNGDEVRGDNAILNKLDACVNDDKEDQSHSSTKDETSCEVYAGEVIVVEETEITGEGETELLDASSDTNDYSITRDDKNVDMSEVYDEKQYPECSKQDLTEEDQQLFSPLASPSNSSLTKKVEGLEERPSPVSVLEPIFSEDVISPASIRCISGETSIQPLRIRFEEHGGSLATDRSNRFKTCMDDKESIYEYVKAVLEASSFEWDEFYIRSLSSDMLLDPLLLDEVEYLPNQLCHDKNLLFDCINEVLVEVCGYYLGSPGVLFVKTNIRPIPNMKNTIEEIWQGVYWHMLPMPLPRSLDQIVRKDMAKVGTWMDLRLDTDCIGSEISKAIFEDFVEDTITSFLNVSLECEYHAEGLQE